The Solea senegalensis isolate Sse05_10M linkage group LG12, IFAPA_SoseM_1, whole genome shotgun sequence DNA segment TAGAGAGGTCAATACTACCCACCACATCCAGGAGGTCGTTCTGTAGACAAAGAGGTTTGAATCAAAACTGCAGGgatattaaaacatttgtattaaaATGGGTATTCAACCACTGTAAGAGGCAATACTGTCTCTGTAGCCAGAGTAATGAGCACTGACACTGAAGACACACATATGCAATATAACTTACTGCCTATTAAATATTCTGCTTTATTATACGACACTGACCGTGACACCGCAAGTCCATACTTCCCAGAcattaaaacagaaattaaaCTCTCACCCTGATCAGCACCACATCTGCGGCTTCTATGGCCACATCCGTCCCAGTTCCTATGGCGATGCCCACATCGGCCATGGCCAGAGCGGGTGAGTCGTTAATCCCGTCGCCCACCATGGCCACCCTCTTGCCTGcttgctgcagctgctccaccTTGGCCACCTTGTGGGAGGGAAGTACCTCAGCGAAGACTTTCCTGATACCAACCTGGAGGACAAGCAGAGACCAACAGGCTCAGAAAGACACAGTGACATGATGCAATATTATTTTAGGCATTCATTCAAAGTTGAACCCATaactattaaaaatgttttaacagtTGTGTAAAAAGTGGAGCTTTTCACTCTAAAAATACTGTCACGTTGTCAATGTCCAACAACAGCAAACTGATTTTGTACAGTTCACACATTTGTCGTACCTGAGCAGCAATGGCCCGTGCTGTCTTGCTGTTGTCTCCGGTCATCAACACAACTTCCAGACCCATGTTAGTCAGAGTGTGTACGGCAAGATCAGCCTCTGGCTTCACTGTGTCAGCTATGGCTATCATCGCACACAGCAGGTCTGCGTCAGAATAGAAATATTTAACAATAAGGCCACAAACATTTAGTGAGAATATTGTAAAGAATAAATGTTAGCCTCACACTTAATGACAGATACTCCTTACCATCTACAGCTACTAGAACAGCAGTGCGTCCTCTGCGCTCGTGCTCTGTCATGGCCTCATCTATATCAGGACTAATCTGCAGGCAGTTCCTCTTCATCCACTCTCTGTTGCCTATTAGGACAACGTAAGTGGCTGTGGGGACCGAGcctaaacacagaaacacaaaggtTAGATGAACTTGTACTTGATTCACCTTAATGTTTCCTAATCATTGATTGCTTTCATTTATGTTACACAGGATGAGATGTAGACAATCCTTAGTGCCTGTGGACTCTGCAAGGCAGGCACTTCTGCTAAATCCATGACTACAACAGTGTTTTAACCCTCATTTCGATATGTCACGCAATTATTTGCgtttcaaatgtcaaaatttgtgaagggtaccaaaataaccatttTAAACCACATCGTGATGAGCagaactgcactgcactgcacatttCCCAACTTACTCAGTGGCTGTGGGTCCATGATGAGTGGATGTGAGTTGGTGGTCATCCGGGTGTCACTGATTTGGACGAGAATACTGTTGCGTTGGTTGTtgtcctcactgtcactgtccgTCTGTTTCAGCAGGGTCTCCGTGTTGCTGACCTGACACCGGATGCCACAGCCTGGCACTGCCTGAAAGCCTGTGCATGTGCCGAGAGACTCCGTGCCAAGATCCTGCTCAAAGAAATAGAAATTTAATATAAGACTGAATTTATATTATGCAGACAACAAGTTATGGGAGATTTGATTTTTTGAAAGATGGAGAATGGAGATAAAGACCGACCTGTTTGCAGTACTTGGTAATCGCTGCTCCCAGAGGATGTTCACTGTTGTTCTCAGCTGTACCCACGATGGCAAGCAGCCGGGAACGAGGCATCTTGTTCCCCTCCACAACTATCTTGACTTGGATAACCTTTGGAGCTCCATATGTGATGGTCCCGGTCTTATCAAACACCACCGTCTGTACCTGCAATTACCAGTGAGAAGAAATGGCACAAGTCAACAAGAAATACAACCAAACTGAATGTATGCGGTTCAAGATATTTATTCAGAGCTAAGTATAGGCCTGGTTTTGTAAGCTTGTAAAGCAGAGACATTTCAGTGTTTAAATTGACAGTTGGCCTGGCACACGATTGGCTGACTACATACATATAGTGTCAGGGGTGTCACAGTGTCATCATTAACACACCTTATGCGCCATCTCAAGTGGCTCCCCTCCCTTTATCAGAATGCCATTTTGGGCTCCAACTCCTGTGCCCACCATGACAGCTGTCGGGGTTGCCAAGCCAAGAGAACAGGGGCAGGCAATGCATAACACTGTTATGGACGCCTGGAAGGCAAAGCGAATCACTGCCTCGGACCTGGAAATGCTCTTATCATAACCCTGCAGGAAGAAAATGGGTGCtgtgattataaataaataatattatcaGATGCAGTGATATTGATTTTAAGATCAGTAATAAAAAAGGAATAGAGAAGAGTAAATGTCACTTTCTGATGCTACAGTCAGACATTCAGACTCACGGGAAAATATTTCTCCACTAGTGAGAAGTCCAAAAACCCAATGATGATCCAGGCGAGCAGTGTAACTAGAGATATGCCAACAATGAAGGGAACAAAGTAGCCACTGATCTTATCTGCATACTGCTGGATGGGAgcctaaaaatataaaatgtcagaaatcacACACCTTCCCAGGATTACCCTCAAAGCAGGTAGACACAGTGTAGAAATGACAGGATTCACCTTTGAGGTCTGAGCCTCCTCCACTAGTTTAACAATCTGAGACAGCGTCGTGTCCATGCCAACATGTGTAGCACTGACGAGCAGAGAGCCGTTCTGGTTAATGGAGCCTGCGATCACAGTGCTCCCAGGCTTCTTCGTCACTGGCATGGCCTCACCTGGAGTCACAAAGCAACAGCTGCTGAGCAAACACGACAATACAAGGCACCAAAAAACAAGAGCTGGTCATCTGGAGGAAATACTGGTGCTGCAGAAGAAACCCCAGCTCAAATGATCACCAAATACATGACAATGTTTTCTGACTGAgttatgataataattataataatatgttaCATTTAAGTTTGTTATAGTTATATTAATGTATAAATTAATAAAGATGCAGGTAAATTAGACATTATAGCACAGCAACCTGATTTTGGGTATTTGTTGAACTACTctatgtgtattttcttttattttcacctcCTCTGTTTAGAGCATCTACTCACATCGGTCAGTGCAGGTATATTTTAGgtttaaaaagataataattCAATATCAGAGAGAGCTAGAACCAcactcacattttaaaaaaattttatGACTAACCTGTGATTAGTGACTCGTCAGCCATGGAGTGTCCCTCGATGACCCTGCCGTCTACTGGAAACTTCCCTCCAGGAACGACTTTCACCACATCACCCCTCTGCACCAGCTCAACATCTACCTGCTCctcactggaaaaaaaggattttaatgaATTAGGGCTCCTGTAGTGAGATATCTTACCATATTACTAATAGAATAACCCCAAATCATCTAATATCAATACGAGAAATGTGCCAGGGAACAACGTGTGGTACCTGATAACAGTCATGTCACTGCTGAGATTGACCACTGTGGCCTCGGTGGCTTGTAGAGACATAAGCTTGGACAAAGCCTCAGATGTCTTACTCTATATGGAAGATGCAGACAGAACAATCTTTAAAGACGttgttcattttaatactttCGAAAGATATATTGAATGTTAAAGACatcatcaacaataataataacaatgagaaACACCTTAGCTATCTGTTCCAGCCAGCGTCCCAGagagatgaaaacaaagagcATAGGTGGTGTATCGAAGAAAGTGATGGGGTTGACTTTGGCTTTCTCTGCTATGGCTACTATAAGAACCACCAGTGAGTAGGTAAAGGCTATGGACGTAGCTAGAACTATAAGCACATCCATGTTGGCAGATCTGTGTTTGACTGCTTTGTAAGCTTGAACGTAGAAGTAGCGACCTCCAATAAactgaggagaggaagaaaacaaagaaaggttATAATCAAGGAACCACAGACTCCCCCGTCGCTCCTGAATATGTTTGTCTAAATAATCTGAAAATGTGCTGCTGAAATGTCCATACAATTCCTGGAATGGACTTACCTGTACTGGGACAcagaagaggaaggaaaggaggtTCATGATGGAGAGGCCTGGCAGCAGCTGTCTCTCCAGGAACATGGTGGAATGGTAATGATTGCGGTCCTCTACTGTAGCATTGTGGTGGTGTGAAGCATTCATCTGGTGGTCCATGATAATCATGTAGATCATCATGCCCATCACAGGCACGCAGAAAAACAAGCTGATCAGGAAGGATTTCCTCCACCTTAGAGagagttttgttatttttactttgtaaattagttttaaatatttgttattGTGCGACAAAGCAAGCGTACACAGagcataacatacacacactgctgacaaaaatcaaaacatctgTAATAGTATGCCAAATTAACAACTGTACCATTATTAGTTACTCACTGTTTTATCTCTTTGCTGTGGTCGAGGTGACTGGCTGTGCGATCTCTCTTTACCAAGGATGATTCGAACCCCAGATTCTACAAATATAACAACCCAAGAACTGATCAAATGAAACCCTTTTGATTCAGCACTTATAGTGTATGAAATGTTCCGCAGGGTAAGGTAGTACCTCGATCAGCTTAATGATGTCTCGCGGGCCTATGATTTCCGAGTCATACTTCACATGTGCTTTGTTGGTTGCCAAGGCAACAGAGGCATATATAATCCCCTTTTCTCTCATAAGACTGGATTCAATTTTGTGAACACAAGAGGCACAAGTCATTCCCCTGACCTGAAAGAAGGCAGAGAGGAGCACAAGAAGAGAAGGGgacaaaaacatattaaaaaggATATCAACAGGGAAATGTAAGATTCACCCACTGCATGTATTCAACCTCCTTCTCAAATATGATtgaatttatttacacatttaacattacAGAAATATCTTAAGGCATGTCATTtatcttttcttaaaaaaaaacaaaaatggtaaCTCACCACTAGTTCGAGGTTTCCATCTGAACCTTCATAGTTCTCCATCACAGAGGCGGTGAAGCCCAGCTCTATCACACACTCGGCTACCTTCACCGGGTCAATGACTTCAGGGTTGTAGCGCACTTCTGCTTTACTGGCCATTAATGCCACCAAAACAGAGTAGATACCTGGAGAACATTAAAGATTTTCTCATCAGCCTCAAATTAACTTActgacatatttaaatatttatgtgtCTTTACAAACCAGGTTCATTCTTGAGGTTTCTTTCGATGTTTGCCACACACGAAGCACAGGTCATCCCTCCAATCTGGATATAACATTTAGATTGCTTGTCTCCGTTGTGTCCCTGGGGCATTTCTTTGTGTGGATCACTGTCCATCTCGATATCTTTCACAGGCACTAGACTTGTAGACTTTGTGACACAGGGTTCTGGTGAAGGCAGCAGAGAATTGGTTGCTGTGGAAAACAAATTATAGTAATTAAAGGAAAGTATAATTTGCAGTTAGTTATGACGTCTCAACACTGCAGTGGCAACATAGTGAAGCTATATACTGCACTATCTATAGACAGCTataaatttaaagctgcagtgcataaacattgatgatttttgttgctgttgatgtttttaCTACTATGTGACAGAGGAAGCGTTTgggtgtatacagcagcagtgcaggggcaggcAAGGATAGTTTAgtccatcaaactgctgaactactagcacaatgttgctgttgcctttatCTGTCTTAACATAAAATTAACCACTTCCATTGAGCAGGAATGTTGCCGAGCAACACAATATCAggtgacacacagagagagttgtgtggagccgAGAGAATGCTTAaccagcattgtgtgaacttattTTACAATGGCTTATATGAAGCAGgctttcatttatatttaaaagttacacactacagctttcaatcgtgcaaaaagaaaaacggcTTCATCCATTTTGCTATGTTAATTTGGCTGACACAAGCACATCATCTGTCCTCTCACCTGGTAGGAAGGCATCAAATCCCATGTTCTCTATAGCCTCCCTGAGCTCCTCCGGTGTGGTCAAGAGGGGATCATACGCAAAGATCCCCTGGTGTTCAGCCAGAGAGACCTGGGCTGATACCACACCCTTCTTTTGAGAGAGCATGCCTTCGATAGACTGAACACAGGAGTCACATGTCATGCCCTCAATGTGGATATTAGCTACAGATGCCAGAGGCTGTGTGAAATAAGACTGTGAAGCAGGTGCGACTGTCCCTGCGGACCGAGATGATGATGAGGCAGGTATGGGTGATATGGACACAGGACTTAAAGGGCCCGTGGAGTCCCAGGGTTGAGTCTTGAAGTTTCCCGGAGGCAATGCCTCAATTGCTTGCTGTAGTTGAGGCACTGTAATCTTTAGAGGATCATAGCAGATAGAAGCCTTCTCCTTTTCCAGAGAGACCTCCACTGAGGAAACACTAGGCAGCAACGAGATGTTGTCCTGAATGTTGACCACGCAGGAATGGCAATGCATGCCTTTCACCCTGAGCATGACCAGTGTTAAATCTATGAAGATTTCAGTCTCCTCTGGAATCTCTGATTGTGAAGCAACAGTTGGCTTTTGAGAATCAAGAAAATGTTCGATTTCACTGGGGGACAGCTGCACAGGGCGGGGCTTGCACTTCACAAATGCCTTGAAACCAGCCACAGCAATTTGGTCGATGATCGTCTGGACGGTGATGGCTTTGGGGAGGTACAAGACTGCAGCTTCCTGAGACTCTAAAACAACTGTGGGTAATTAAGACaagtcaaaattaaaaatataacacAGCATAAAGTGAGAGAAGTGTTTCAACATGAATATGATGCAGATTTTTATACTCCATAGAGCACACAAAATAGAACATCAAATCCGTAGTTGGCAAATGTAATCCTATCTCTTAGCGCGTAACTCCTTATAACAATGCCAATTAAAGAATTTCATGGAGTCAAATTCCATGGGTCTAACTGTCAGTAATAAACCTGCGTGACTGCGTGACTGTGCTGACTTACACAATAACATGACGCCTGTGACCTGCGTTACAACATTCTAGCTCAAAAGTTATACATGACTACAAGTTTATTAACAGGTCAAGTACATCACCTTTGATCTTTTCAATCCCTTTCAGTTTTCCTATCTTCCCTTCAATGGTGCTGGTGCAGGAGTGGCATGTCATTCCTTTAATGCCCAGCTTCAATAGTAACACATCTCCCTGCCTTATGTGAGATGGAGATATGTTTGAGGCTTTTTCCACCGGGCTGTCAGGTGTGGGGACCTCTGAAGGCGTTAGGCTGGCCAGCAGCTTCCTCAGCTGCAGTGCTGAAATCAGGGAGGGAACAAAGGTGATGGAAAGACCCATCTCAACCTGGCTCTTGCTGACATCCAGCACTCCCTGAACCTGGGATAGCTTCTTTAAAGCCTCCTCCAGGGCTGCAGGTGTCAAACCTGAAGTGGGTATCAGCTGGGTATCTGTTGATACCAGCATAGCTGGGATGGACTCTGATAGACTTGAATCAAAGCCCATGTCCTCGATAGCCTCTGACAGAGACTCTGGACTCTGTCGGTTGCTGTCAAATATGATGGTGGCATTCCTTTGTTCTAAAGAcacctacaaaataaaagtaaagttatGTGTTAGACTAGGTCAAAACATGTGGCATTTCTTTTACAGATTAATAAAAGCTAACATAGATATGTTTCATATAGCAGAAGAGAGAAAACCAGCACTGCTATACTATGATCATTATTGTAACAAAAGAACTTTACACtgcggggggtggggggttgtaAATCAGTCAGTGGCCTTTGAAAGCTTACAGGATATTCTGTCAGCACAATGAGTCCTAGCTCCCCCTCTTTTGGTAGAAGCAGTAAACATGTGACACACTGAAGGTATCACCAGACTGAGCTGTAAGCTACAGACTATGGTGCAGATTTAGTAGTAAGTCAGTGTGCCTGAGAATGAGAGATGGGGGAAGGCTAGGAATGAGACAATAACTGTtctaacaagaaaaaaaaaccctattcACTCTCGTCTTTATAGATTACCATGAAATAACCCAGGCACTAAATTCTCATCCAAGacacaaatgacatttcctgttgGTACAAACAGCATTTCGACCTGCTGTCACAGTCCTGCAAAGGGCAGAGCTCTATTTGGAACAAACTATTACATTATCGTCTCATTTAACCTCAGCCTGAGGGataaacatacaaaatacaaaacaacagGCCACAACCATTGTAATTTAGCTCTAGGCTTTGTCTTTTCATATGGCTCAAGTAACagctaaaataaatcaaactacATTACCCTATGGACAGCAAACCTTACttaatataatttatacatATTTGCTCTTTCCATGTTTAAAACATACTGCATCATTACAACATCTATGGTAGTCATTTCAgatcctgtttttaaaaaagaaatgggaaGCAAGTTTTTCTGAGTCAGCAGATTAAAAAACTAACAAGCAAATGAACATGGAAAACATACATGGCTCTAAAAATAAGAAGTGTGCTTATATCATTGCAAACAATGCATTTACCTTTATATGTATCACTCCTGAGAGAGACCCGATGTGCTGCTCTATGGACTGGACACAGGAGTTACATGTCATACCCACCACTCCGAGGGACACCGAACGTAGACTGACTTCCTGTGTCATGATTGTTTAGTCTAAAAGGAAAGCAAAGAATATAAAGTTTATTTTCCCCCTTGAAAGCCTCACAATGTTAGCGTaaatgatgaaagaaaaagatagTTATCtctataaaaaataacattaaacattaacattataaaTACCAATCATTGGCTATTGGCTTTTACACTTCTGTTATATGGTTCTTAGGACTGCTATGATTAactaattaataattgatttctAAATTATCacaaaatatttgattatttagaggtttttcttttttataactGAAACATGTTAGCGAATATGTTcaagtttctttgctccacagaggttttggggaaaaaacactgGTCGTCATTTCTtgatcttatttttatttgtttttaatatggtTTGTAGCTACAACTCAAAGCCTTGAGGGCATAAgagggaaaatgaaaaacaaattattaaaccatttatattaaagtaaatcacatttctcaaaatgtttaaacatttaaattaaattttattgcCATCTCTCTTAATGTAAGGAAtatctgtccgtctgtgtgtgtgcgtgtgtctgtctgtgtttgggaCAAAGTCATCAAAGCCAAGAGTTATATGATgactttgaaaaaagaaaaggtagcagggactgaggagatgaggggGGGAAGAATCCAGAAGGAATGaagatgaggaaaaaagaaTGAGGATGAAGGAAAACTTCAGACTGAGATAAAAGCGACTGAGGAGACGAGAAAGCAGCTGGGTGGAGAACCTTGAGCTAATTTTAAACCTGCATTCGGAAACTGAACTGCATTTAAAAGCTTTGAACTACGATAAAGAAGGATGACactgaggagaggaagagaggaaatgagacaAAGAACTTGGAACTGGAGGAGCATTACACCTcccagtgtacagcctgccagaaaTTAGTTTGTGATTCTTTTGATGTAAAATTTGTAATAGGAGTGTGATGACACCCATCTAAGTCAAGGTatgtttgtctgactgtctgaATCACATAACCCAATGGGTCACTTGACATGCTTCAAACTTGGCACGTGTCTTACTAAGGGCTCCAGTGTGGCAGAAATGCAACAGATGCATAGTTAAAGGATGTGCTATGCACATGAGTCAGTCACTGCCTGAGATGCAGGTACTGGATTAAATGAAAGTGAGGTTTGGCTGAGCAGTTCAAAACAAACTTGATGCAAAACAATGAACCAATGCACCAATGATACAAAGCCACTTCCTGCTTCTAACACTTTCacttgaaaaaaatgaaaatgtatttgtatataatgtacaagaaaatgtaaaaccaaAATGGAAGGTTAATAATTTCACGTTTCTGCAACAATGTGATTGATTGAaccatgaacaaaaacatagaaGCATGAAACATACCATTGAGAATAGAAATTACCTGCCTATTCATTATTCTGTCAGTGACAAGTGAGAATAGACAACTTAGATGCACATTTGGTgctaataacaacaaaaaaacaacctatcAATGTTCAGGTTGGACAAAGACTATTCCAGCAAGTCGAAAAtaaatctgttgttttctttgctcctttaaAGCTCCTGCTTTAAGTAAAACAATTCCCAATCGAAAACGACGACATATACTATTACAGAAATACTTAACAATAAAACCTCGTTAAAAACGTTTTATGACTTGTGCTGAGTAAAATTGCTCTTTCTCTTGAACTTAATTTAGCCAGAGTTCAGGCAGTGAGCTAGCTTGACTAAGCTAAACAGTGtgttcaacttttatttttcagtcagCTATGCTGAACTAAAACTGACTGAACTAAACTGACCTCCTGGAAAATGCACATTGTTCTACAATCGggatgaaaagagaaaacacgGCTCTTACCTTATTCAGgaggaagtcacaaaatgtttttaaagtcgACTGTCAAGACTGTGTGGCTAAATTAAGCTAGCATGCTAGCTAACCCTTTCCTTTCTACGCTGTGTTACAAACAGCAGCGCGGACACCGCTGGGCATCGCGCTGCTTGTGGGAAACAACTGCTTCTACTGGAGTAACAGTTTCTTTTCCACTGTTATCAATAAACTCAATTGAGGAagcctgttgttgtttctgcttCACATGCCGACGTGACTGACGGTTGTACCTCAACGAGGCGGAGCTTCGACGTGCGCCACAGAGACCCATGgcaacagagggaaaaaaatgttgtcCTGAGTCAGGTCTGTCAGGCGCCCAGAACGTggcaaacatttttatatagGTGACGTCATATTGACCTATCGTAATTTCATTGATGAATTGTAtatatctgtgacgtcattctTACTGgtcaaaactacagttacaCATTACTGATAAACTAGTCCTGTTAAATGCTGACtataaaacttaaataaataatacaaacgTGTTA contains these protein-coding regions:
- the atp7a gene encoding copper-transporting ATPase 1 — translated: MTQEVSLRSVSLGVVGMTCNSCVQSIEQHIGSLSGVIHIKVSLEQRNATIIFDSNRQSPESLSEAIEDMGFDSSLSESIPAMLVSTDTQLIPTSGLTPAALEEALKKLSQVQGVLDVSKSQVEMGLSITFVPSLISALQLRKLLASLTPSEVPTPDSPVEKASNISPSHIRQGDVLLLKLGIKGMTCHSCTSTIEGKIGKLKGIEKIKVVLESQEAAVLYLPKAITVQTIIDQIAVAGFKAFVKCKPRPVQLSPSEIEHFLDSQKPTVASQSEIPEETEIFIDLTLVMLRVKGMHCHSCVVNIQDNISLLPSVSSVEVSLEKEKASICYDPLKITVPQLQQAIEALPPGNFKTQPWDSTGPLSPVSISPIPASSSSRSAGTVAPASQSYFTQPLASVANIHIEGMTCDSCVQSIEGMLSQKKGVVSAQVSLAEHQGIFAYDPLLTTPEELREAIENMGFDAFLPATNSLLPSPEPCVTKSTSLVPVKDIEMDSDPHKEMPQGHNGDKQSKCYIQIGGMTCASCVANIERNLKNEPGIYSVLVALMASKAEVRYNPEVIDPVKVAECVIELGFTASVMENYEGSDGNLELVVRGMTCASCVHKIESSLMREKGIIYASVALATNKAHVKYDSEIIGPRDIIKLIENLGFESSLVKRDRTASHLDHSKEIKQWRKSFLISLFFCVPVMGMMIYMIIMDHQMNASHHHNATVEDRNHYHSTMFLERQLLPGLSIMNLLSFLFCVPVQFIGGRYFYVQAYKAVKHRSANMDVLIVLATSIAFTYSLVVLIVAIAEKAKVNPITFFDTPPMLFVFISLGRWLEQIAKSKTSEALSKLMSLQATEATVVNLSSDMTVISEEQVDVELVQRGDVVKVVPGGKFPVDGRVIEGHSMADESLITGEAMPVTKKPGSTVIAGSINQNGSLLVSATHVGMDTTLSQIVKLVEEAQTSKAPIQQYADKISGYFVPFIVGISLVTLLAWIIIGFLDFSLVEKYFPGYDKSISRSEAVIRFAFQASITVLCIACPCSLGLATPTAVMVGTGVGAQNGILIKGGEPLEMAHKVQTVVFDKTGTITYGAPKVIQVKIVVEGNKMPRSRLLAIVGTAENNSEHPLGAAITKYCKQDLGTESLGTCTGFQAVPGCGIRCQVSNTETLLKQTDSDSEDNNQRNSILVQISDTRMTTNSHPLIMDPQPLSSVPTATYVVLIGNREWMKRNCLQISPDIDEAMTEHERRGRTAVLVAVDDLLCAMIAIADTVKPEADLAVHTLTNMGLEVVLMTGDNSKTARAIAAQVGIRKVFAEVLPSHKVAKVEQLQQAGKRVAMVGDGINDSPALAMADVGIAIGTGTDVAIEAADVVLIRNDLLDVVGSIDLSKKTVKRIRINFIFALIYNLVGIPIAAGVFLPIGLVLQPWMGSAAMALSSVSVVLSSLLLKCYTKPSAEKLEARLGNIRRQRSLSDVSIHIGMGDVRRPSPKLSLLDRIITYSRASINSLRSDKHSLNSLVLSEPDKHSLLVGEALGDEEFC